The Sinorhizobium fredii USDA 257 region TTGCCGCGATTTCACTCCTCCTCCTGGGGGACGCGAACGGCAAGGGCTCAAGAACAGGGGCGGTTTCCGCCAAAACAGCGACGCGCTCCCCCGTCAGCCAGCCGCCCCGCATTCCCCTGCCATCGTTCCAGCAACAAACTGATTTTCGCACATATTACCGTCCGACACCATTGATGTTCGCGTTCTGGCCGCCAAAACGGCGGAGAAAGTGGTTGACATCGGGCAGATGATGAACACATTGTATTTTTTGTTGGCAATTGTTCCGTCGCTTGTGAGCGAATGTCGACACTGCAATGGCACGGAATGGAGGCCGCGCCAAAACAGTCTTGCCTCCATGGGCATTCAACTGGTTAGTTTACATTGGGGAGGAACAGTTAATGACTATCTTGAATACGGGTGTGTCGCGCCGCAACTTTCTGCGGCAGACCGCAGTGTTGGGCTTGGCCGCAGGTGCGGCTTCCAGCCTGAGGCTGCCGGCCTTCGCCCAGTCCGATCTTCCGGATATCCAGTCCATTCTCGACAAGATCTCGGTTATCGACTACGTGCGGGAGGACTACCGCAAGCTCTACTCGATGTCAGACGAGCCGTTGTGGGATCCGGCAAAAGACTGGATCAGAACGGTCGATTGGGAACAGGTACGTTCGGAGCAAGTAGGTAAAACCGTCCGCTTCGCCGTCGGAGCAGCAGACCAGGAGTCGGCGGCTGAGGGTCTGAAGCCGTTCGAACAGTTGTCCGGTATCAAGGTGGAGCTTGTTCCGATCCCGGACGACAGCTTCTACGACAAAGCCGTTTCTGAGTTCATTTCAGGCAACGCTACCTTCGACGCGCTGCAATTCTTCTCTCCGTGGCTGGGTGATTTCGCCGGTCCGGGCTTCCTGTACGAGCTTACCGAGTTCGCCGAAAAGTGGAAGCTCCCGCTGGACGACTTCTACGACACATACCGCCTCAACTATGGCTATTTCGGTGGAAAGCTCGTCGGCATTCCGTTCGATTGTGACATTCAGATGGTGCACCTTCGCAAATCGATCATGGAGAAAATCCTTGGCGGACCGATCGATCGTGCGAACTCCGTTCCGAATTATGATGAGCTGATCCGCATTACCGCCGAAGCGAACAAACTCGGCGGTGGCGTGTCGGGCGTCGGCCTGATGGCGGCGCGTGGCTTCTGGGCTACCTACACTTGGGAGCACATCGCCGCACAGGCCGGGTTGAAGCTCTTCGACGATCAGTGGACTCCGCAGTTGACGAGCGATGCCGGGATGAAGGCCATGGACATCATCATGGCGCTTCAGAAGAATGCCATCGAGGGCGTTTCGGGCGCCGGCTGGGGCGAAAACCGCGCCGCCTGGCTCGGCGGTCAGGTTGCGGCCAATATCAGCTGGCAGGACAGCGGCACCCAGGCCATGCGCCCGGACCAGTCGAAAATCGTTGATGATTTTGTGACCATCTATGAGCCGCGGATTTCGGGCGGTGTGTTCGCTCCGCCGAACATTGCAGGCTCGACATCTTGCGTCGCTGCTACCTCGCAGAACCCTGAAGGCGCGTTCCTAATGCTCGCCTTCCTTACAACCTCCTCCATCATGGCCATGAATGAGGCCAACGCCAACGGCGTGGCCCCCGGCTATCGCTCCGTGTTGGCGAATGAGCGGTTAAGAGCGGTCAGCCAACCTGCTAAAGTCTGGGCGGATAGCCTTGAACATGCATG contains the following coding sequences:
- a CDS encoding ABC transporter substrate-binding protein, with product MTILNTGVSRRNFLRQTAVLGLAAGAASSLRLPAFAQSDLPDIQSILDKISVIDYVREDYRKLYSMSDEPLWDPAKDWIRTVDWEQVRSEQVGKTVRFAVGAADQESAAEGLKPFEQLSGIKVELVPIPDDSFYDKAVSEFISGNATFDALQFFSPWLGDFAGPGFLYELTEFAEKWKLPLDDFYDTYRLNYGYFGGKLVGIPFDCDIQMVHLRKSIMEKILGGPIDRANSVPNYDELIRITAEANKLGGGVSGVGLMAARGFWATYTWEHIAAQAGLKLFDDQWTPQLTSDAGMKAMDIIMALQKNAIEGVSGAGWGENRAAWLGGQVAANISWQDSGTQAMRPDQSKIVDDFVTIYEPRISGGVFAPPNIAGSTSCVAATSQNPEGAFLMLAFLTTSSIMAMNEANANGVAPGYRSVLANERLRAVSQPAKVWADSLEHAWCAPRLPGMFEMEQALGNEINRAVTGQISAKEALENGQAAWKSIMEKNGVSGGNGSVAYADVAPGMYVGGGKALPF